One region of Streptomyces davaonensis JCM 4913 genomic DNA includes:
- a CDS encoding GNAT family N-acetyltransferase → MLIREAVAEDWPRIWPFWHRVVSAGETYSWDPDTSEEAARVLWMNPPKRVYVVEDETGAIVASAYLTPNYGRPAAHVANAGFMVDPDHAGRGIGRRLADHVLTAAKAQGYRAMVFNSVVETNPAVGLWTSLGFTILGTVPEAFDHPRHGLVGLHIMHKAL, encoded by the coding sequence ATGCTGATCAGAGAAGCCGTGGCCGAGGACTGGCCGCGGATCTGGCCTTTCTGGCATCGCGTCGTCTCCGCCGGCGAGACCTACTCCTGGGACCCGGACACCTCCGAAGAGGCCGCCCGGGTCCTGTGGATGAATCCGCCGAAGCGTGTATACGTCGTCGAGGACGAGACAGGCGCGATCGTCGCCTCCGCCTACCTCACCCCCAACTACGGCCGCCCCGCCGCCCATGTCGCCAACGCGGGCTTCATGGTCGACCCGGACCACGCGGGCCGCGGCATCGGCCGTCGCCTCGCCGACCACGTCCTGACGGCCGCCAAGGCGCAGGGCTACCGCGCCATGGTGTTCAACTCCGTCGTCGAGACCAACCCGGCCGTGGGGCTCTGGACGTCCCTCGGCTTCACGATCCTCGGCACGGTCCCGGAGGCCTTCGACCATCCCCGGCACGGGTTGGTGGGGCTGCACATCATGCACAAGGCCCTGTGA
- a CDS encoding SDR family oxidoreductase gives MTPPYGLKGRAAIVTGATRGIGLAVARALTEAGARVCVTARNAQEVERTAAALGGSGLPGDVSDPAHLHALTDLCVAEFGRLDIVVNNAATNRPYGPLMTVDPLDWRTAFTVNVEAPLRLTQHAWRAWMRDHGGAVVNICTEGADHVGPNTGTYGTTKSALLHLTRQLAGELAPKVRVNSVSPGLIRTEMARFVWQHAEQQITDTMPLGRIGDPEDIARAVAWLASDAAQWVTGADLVVDGGTRVRAAQSARGSAVQAALRSRTPGDLP, from the coding sequence ATGACGCCGCCGTACGGACTCAAGGGCAGGGCCGCCATCGTCACCGGCGCGACCCGGGGTATCGGCCTGGCCGTCGCCCGAGCGCTGACGGAGGCGGGGGCACGGGTGTGCGTGACGGCGAGGAACGCACAGGAAGTGGAACGCACGGCGGCGGCCCTGGGCGGCAGCGGCCTACCCGGCGACGTGTCCGACCCCGCCCACCTCCACGCCCTGACCGACCTCTGCGTAGCCGAATTCGGCCGCCTGGACATCGTCGTCAACAACGCGGCGACCAACCGCCCCTACGGCCCCCTGATGACCGTGGACCCCCTCGACTGGCGCACCGCCTTCACGGTGAACGTCGAGGCACCCCTGCGCCTGACCCAGCACGCCTGGCGGGCCTGGATGCGCGACCACGGCGGCGCGGTCGTCAACATCTGCACGGAGGGCGCCGACCACGTGGGCCCGAACACCGGCACCTACGGCACGACCAAGTCCGCCCTCCTCCACCTCACCCGCCAACTCGCAGGCGAACTGGCCCCGAAGGTCCGCGTCAACTCGGTCTCCCCCGGCCTGATCCGCACCGAAATGGCCCGCTTCGTCTGGCAGCACGCCGAGCAACAGATCACCGACACCATGCCCCTGGGCCGCATCGGCGACCCCGAGGACATCGCCCGAGCCGTCGCCTGGCTCGCCTCGGACGCGGCCCAATGGGTCACGGGCGCCGATCTGGTGGTGGACGGGGGGACGCGGGTGCGGGCGGCCCAGTCGGCACGGGGCAGCGCCGTACAGGCCGCGCTCCGCTCCCGAACCCCCGGTGACCTGCCGTGA
- a CDS encoding amidase: protein MTTWVGRTAVEIAAAVREKRVTPREVVAEHLERIARLDGRVGAFRKVRGKAALAEAEALGERGDLAELPLAGVPVAVKDNLAVTGESLRVGSAATSEAPCPGDHVTVERLRAAGAVVVGLTNVPELCVFGTTDGVHGIARNPWDTTRSAGGSSGGSAAAVAAGLVPIALGNDGMGSLRIPAANCGLVTLKPGRGLVPAGIGEGDWFGMSENGPLATTVEDARLVLSVLADAELPPGPEPTARRIAVSLRSPIAGIAVSAPYRAAARETAGLLIKAGHQVRRADPPYPLSLSLTSLAHWTAGTSVDAQGLDRRLLTRRTRVHAAIGRRFVGLVRDGESRQELRRRLEPFFEQYDVLLTPALARRSPEAAPWHERGWLRNVMANTNYSPFTPPWNLTGWPALVVPAGTLPSGAPSAVQLVGRPGAETELLELAAQLERARPWQRTAPLED, encoded by the coding sequence GTGACCACCTGGGTCGGCCGGACCGCCGTCGAGATCGCCGCCGCCGTACGGGAGAAGCGGGTCACGCCCCGGGAGGTGGTCGCCGAGCATCTTGAGCGGATCGCGCGCCTGGACGGCCGGGTCGGCGCCTTCCGCAAGGTGCGCGGCAAGGCGGCGCTCGCCGAGGCCGAGGCCCTGGGCGAGCGCGGCGATCTGGCCGAACTGCCGCTGGCGGGCGTCCCGGTGGCGGTCAAGGACAATCTCGCGGTGACCGGCGAGTCCCTGCGCGTGGGCTCCGCCGCGACCTCGGAGGCTCCCTGCCCCGGTGACCACGTCACCGTGGAACGGCTGCGCGCGGCGGGCGCCGTGGTGGTGGGGCTGACCAACGTGCCGGAGCTGTGCGTGTTCGGCACCACGGACGGCGTGCACGGCATCGCCCGCAACCCGTGGGACACCACGCGCTCGGCGGGCGGTTCGTCGGGCGGCAGCGCGGCCGCGGTCGCCGCGGGCCTGGTACCGATCGCCCTCGGCAACGACGGCATGGGTTCGCTGCGCATACCCGCGGCCAACTGCGGTCTGGTGACTCTCAAGCCGGGCCGGGGCCTGGTACCGGCGGGCATCGGCGAGGGCGACTGGTTCGGCATGTCGGAGAACGGGCCGCTGGCGACGACCGTCGAGGACGCCCGCCTGGTGCTGTCGGTGCTGGCCGACGCGGAACTCCCGCCGGGTCCTGAGCCGACGGCGCGCCGGATCGCGGTGTCGCTGCGCAGCCCGATCGCCGGGATCGCGGTGAGCGCCCCCTACCGCGCGGCCGCCCGGGAGACGGCGGGCCTGTTGATCAAGGCGGGCCACCAGGTGCGCCGCGCCGATCCTCCCTACCCGCTCTCGCTGAGCCTCACCTCCCTCGCCCACTGGACGGCGGGCACCTCGGTCGACGCGCAGGGCCTGGACCGACGCCTGCTGACCCGCCGTACCCGGGTCCACGCGGCGATCGGGCGCCGCTTCGTGGGCCTGGTCCGTGACGGCGAGAGCCGCCAGGAACTGCGCCGACGCCTCGAACCGTTCTTCGAGCAGTACGACGTCCTGCTCACCCCGGCGCTGGCCCGCCGCTCCCCCGAGGCCGCGCCCTGGCACGAGCGGGGCTGGCTGCGCAACGTCATGGCGAACACCAACTACTCGCCCTTCACCCCGCCTTGGAACCTCACGGGCTGGCCCGCCCTGGTCGTCCCCGCCGGCACCCTCCCCTCCGGCGCCCCCAGCGCCGTACAGCTCGTCGGACGTCCGGGCGCGGAGACCGAACTGCTCGAGCTGGCGGCCCAATTGGAGCGGGCGCGCCCTTGGCAGCGGACGGCGCCGCTGGAGGACTGA
- a CDS encoding class I SAM-dependent methyltransferase produces the protein MSVQQYDKIGEAFEGFKSLPLTRYAEVPGFLGLVGDVSGKSVLDLASGTGFYSREFKRRGATDVLGIDISGEMVAAAQRLEDQDPLGVRYEVGDVAELRSLERRFDIAAGVQLLNYAPDIATLERMCRHVHQSLAPGGEFFVLCQSPDYRPDPAVLQKYGFRCEPTGEETETGPRFRVTALLNPPIGIEVAAPRREVYEAALTAAGFSELTWVPLEVSEAGVREFGADFWADYLVNPPLEMLRCRA, from the coding sequence GTGAGCGTGCAGCAGTACGACAAGATCGGTGAGGCGTTCGAGGGCTTCAAGTCCCTGCCGTTGACGCGATATGCGGAGGTGCCGGGCTTCCTGGGCCTGGTCGGTGACGTGAGCGGTAAGTCGGTCCTCGACCTCGCCTCCGGCACCGGTTTCTACAGCCGGGAGTTCAAGCGGCGCGGCGCCACGGACGTGCTCGGCATCGACATCTCGGGGGAAATGGTCGCCGCCGCGCAGAGGCTGGAGGACCAGGATCCGCTGGGTGTGCGCTACGAGGTGGGCGATGTCGCCGAACTGCGCTCCCTGGAGCGACGCTTCGACATCGCCGCCGGCGTCCAGTTGCTCAACTACGCGCCCGACATCGCCACTCTGGAGCGCATGTGCCGCCATGTGCACCAAAGCCTGGCGCCCGGCGGCGAGTTCTTCGTGCTCTGCCAGTCGCCCGACTACCGTCCCGACCCGGCGGTCCTTCAGAAGTACGGCTTCCGCTGCGAGCCGACCGGCGAGGAGACCGAGACCGGACCGCGCTTCCGGGTCACGGCGCTGCTGAACCCGCCGATCGGGATCGAAGTGGCCGCCCCGCGCCGCGAGGTCTACGAAGCGGCCCTGACGGCGGCCGGGTTCAGCGAGCTGACCTGGGTGCCGCTGGAGGTTTCCGAGGCCGGGGTGCGCGAGTTCGGCGCGGACTTCTGGGCCGACTACCTGGTCAACCCCCCGCTGGAGATGCTGCGCTGCCGCGCCTGA
- a CDS encoding LacI family DNA-binding transcriptional regulator, with protein MKDIARHAGVSQSAVSFALNGRAGVSEETRERVRQVAEELGWRPSTAARALSGEGAATVGFVLARPADTLGVDSFFLQLVSGIQEVLAERHLGLLFQVVEDVADECAVYRRWWAEHRVDGVLVVDPRTDDPRPDLLDELGLPAVVIGGAPEERHPGLSTVWADDAGAMASVVDGLHALGHRRIVHIAGLPGLAHTERRIRTLAAEAARRGLTEVQSVTTDYSDAAAAAVTRRVLRADAPPTALIYDNDVMAVAGVAAATELGFSVPAEVSVVAWEDSALCRMVKPWLSALSRDSVEFGRTAARELTALLDGGPARTVRVPVPRLIERDSTGVARRS; from the coding sequence ATGAAGGACATCGCGCGGCATGCCGGGGTCTCGCAGAGCGCGGTGTCGTTCGCGCTCAACGGGCGGGCCGGGGTCTCGGAGGAGACCCGGGAGCGGGTGCGCCAGGTGGCCGAGGAGCTGGGTTGGCGGCCGAGCACGGCGGCGCGGGCCCTGTCCGGGGAGGGTGCGGCGACGGTCGGCTTCGTGCTGGCGCGGCCGGCGGACACGCTCGGCGTGGACTCCTTCTTCCTCCAACTGGTCTCCGGCATACAGGAGGTGCTGGCCGAGCGTCATCTCGGGCTGCTGTTCCAGGTGGTGGAGGACGTCGCCGACGAGTGCGCGGTGTACCGGCGCTGGTGGGCCGAGCACCGGGTGGACGGGGTGCTGGTGGTCGACCCCCGCACCGACGACCCCCGGCCCGACCTCCTCGACGAACTGGGCCTGCCCGCCGTGGTGATCGGCGGCGCGCCCGAGGAGCGCCATCCGGGTCTGTCCACGGTGTGGGCGGACGACGCGGGCGCGATGGCGTCGGTGGTGGACGGTCTGCACGCCCTCGGCCACCGCCGGATCGTGCACATCGCGGGCCTGCCCGGTCTCGCGCACACCGAACGCCGGATCCGCACCCTGGCCGCCGAGGCCGCCCGGCGCGGTCTCACCGAGGTGCAGTCCGTGACCACGGACTACTCGGACGCGGCAGCGGCGGCGGTGACCCGGCGGGTCTTGCGGGCCGACGCTCCCCCGACCGCGCTGATCTACGACAACGACGTGATGGCCGTCGCCGGGGTCGCCGCCGCCACCGAACTGGGCTTCTCGGTACCGGCCGAGGTGTCGGTGGTGGCCTGGGAGGACTCGGCACTGTGCCGCATGGTCAAGCCCTGGCTGTCCGCCCTCTCCCGGGACAGCGTCGAGTTCGGCCGCACGGCGGCCCGCGAGCTGACGGCCCTGCTGGACGGTGGCCCGGCCCGGACGGTACGGGTGCCGGTGCCGCGGTTGATCGAGCGGGACAGTACGGGGGTGGCCCGACGGAGCTGA
- a CDS encoding alpha/beta hydrolase family protein: protein MRLRRLASAAAGLSLLLAMGCTGGGEKAAPTNPAARTTTASPSPTPVDPVSIQALIQRDHTGSDLRLGTVLARTDAYTSYAVTYESDGLTISGLMNIPRGKGPFPALVLAHGYIDPAVYTTGRGLAREQDLLAREGYVVLHSDYRNHARSDDDPDNNVNLRLGYTSDVIGAVLALRGSGRPEIDPDRIGLLGRSMGGGVVYNTLVVAPGLVDAAVVFAPVSGRPQDNIDRFQRGEGDPIAAEIDAAHGTPEENPEFWRNVSPLTFVHRVTEPLLIHHGTADDTCPLAWSKRTVAAFEAAGKDVELREYPGEGHTFGPQWPRSMVATTAFFERHLR, encoded by the coding sequence ATGCGCCTGCGGAGACTGGCCAGTGCCGCCGCCGGGCTGTCGCTGCTGCTGGCGATGGGCTGCACGGGCGGCGGGGAGAAGGCCGCGCCCACAAACCCCGCCGCCCGTACGACAACTGCCTCCCCCTCCCCCACACCCGTCGACCCGGTGTCGATCCAGGCGCTGATCCAGCGCGACCACACCGGCTCCGACCTCCGCCTCGGCACCGTCCTGGCCCGCACCGACGCCTACACCTCGTACGCGGTGACGTACGAGAGCGACGGACTGACGATCTCGGGGCTGATGAACATCCCCCGCGGCAAGGGGCCCTTCCCGGCGCTGGTGCTCGCGCACGGCTATATCGACCCCGCCGTCTACACCACCGGCCGGGGTCTGGCCCGCGAACAGGACCTGCTCGCCCGCGAGGGCTATGTCGTCCTGCACTCCGACTACCGCAACCACGCCCGCTCCGACGACGACCCCGACAACAACGTGAACCTGCGTCTCGGCTACACCTCGGACGTCATCGGCGCGGTGCTGGCCCTGCGCGGTTCGGGCCGTCCGGAGATCGACCCCGACCGGATCGGGCTGCTCGGGCGCTCGATGGGCGGCGGGGTCGTGTACAACACCCTGGTCGTGGCGCCCGGTCTGGTGGACGCGGCCGTGGTCTTCGCACCCGTCAGCGGCAGACCGCAGGACAACATCGACCGCTTCCAGCGCGGCGAGGGCGACCCGATCGCCGCCGAGATCGACGCCGCGCACGGCACACCCGAGGAGAACCCGGAGTTCTGGCGCAACGTCTCCCCGCTGACCTTCGTGCACCGAGTCACCGAGCCCCTCCTCATCCACCACGGCACCGCCGACGACACCTGCCCCCTCGCCTGGTCCAAGCGCACGGTCGCGGCGTTCGAGGCGGCCGGCAAGGACGTGGAACTGCGCGAGTACCCGGGCGAGGGGCACACCTTCGGCCCGCAGTGGCCGCGGTCGATGGTGGCGACGACGGCGTTCTTCGAGCGGCATCTGCGTTGA
- a CDS encoding ABC transporter substrate-binding protein has protein sequence MPVSRRNLAAALAVCVVLPLSACGSGDDGGGSSDASGKIEGDITFQTWNLRANFKDYFEGLIADFEKKYPGTNVKWVDQPAEGYADKISADAAGGTLPDVVNVSPDLVAPLAKAGLAADLDKDAAQYKKEYLDGAWASHRIPGMGGTYAFPWYLNTGPLFYNKSLFKEAGLDADQPPTTYDELFANALTIAEKTDGKVATLANVPTVEDFGRYGVPLMNDEGTGFAFNDAKGVELLTKYKELYDAKALDPQALTATPESSGKKFLTEAVAMNPGSALDLGNFKKQAPNLYKNIGITDQITSTGHVNMYVMGVMVNSQTKRKPAAVAFAHYVTDAEHQMSFAKKVAIFPSTAGSLDDPYFTKEDGTDETRVRIAAAKSLKNAVNYTPVLFSEQMKTELRNEVAKALQGKESPKEALDNAVEACDRLLQQQG, from the coding sequence GTGCCCGTTTCCCGCAGAAACCTCGCTGCCGCTCTCGCCGTCTGTGTCGTCCTGCCGCTCAGTGCCTGCGGCTCCGGTGACGACGGAGGGGGCTCCTCCGACGCCTCCGGCAAGATCGAGGGCGACATCACTTTCCAGACCTGGAACCTGAGAGCGAACTTCAAGGACTACTTCGAAGGGCTGATCGCCGACTTCGAGAAGAAGTACCCGGGCACCAACGTCAAATGGGTCGACCAGCCCGCCGAGGGTTACGCCGACAAGATCAGCGCGGACGCGGCCGGCGGCACCCTGCCCGACGTCGTCAACGTCTCGCCCGACCTGGTCGCCCCGCTCGCCAAGGCGGGCCTCGCGGCGGACCTGGACAAGGACGCCGCCCAGTACAAGAAGGAGTACCTGGACGGCGCCTGGGCCAGCCACCGGATACCGGGCATGGGCGGCACGTACGCCTTCCCCTGGTACCTCAACACCGGCCCGCTGTTCTACAACAAGTCCCTGTTCAAGGAAGCGGGGCTCGACGCCGACCAGCCGCCGACGACGTACGACGAACTCTTCGCGAACGCCCTGACCATCGCGGAGAAGACCGACGGCAAGGTCGCCACCCTCGCCAATGTCCCCACCGTCGAGGACTTCGGGCGCTACGGCGTCCCGCTGATGAACGACGAGGGCACCGGCTTCGCCTTCAACGACGCCAAGGGGGTCGAACTTCTCACCAAGTACAAGGAGTTGTACGACGCCAAGGCCCTCGACCCGCAGGCGCTCACCGCCACCCCGGAGTCGTCCGGGAAGAAGTTCCTCACCGAGGCTGTCGCCATGAACCCCGGCAGCGCCCTGGACCTCGGCAACTTCAAGAAGCAGGCGCCGAACCTGTACAAGAACATCGGCATCACCGACCAGATCACCAGCACGGGGCACGTCAACATGTACGTGATGGGCGTGATGGTCAACTCCCAGACCAAGCGGAAGCCCGCCGCCGTCGCCTTCGCGCACTACGTCACCGACGCCGAGCACCAGATGTCCTTCGCCAAGAAGGTCGCGATCTTCCCGAGCACGGCAGGGTCGCTGGACGACCCGTACTTCACGAAGGAGGACGGGACCGACGAGACACGGGTGCGGATCGCCGCCGCCAAGTCGCTGAAGAACGCGGTCAATTACACGCCGGTGCTGTTCAGCGAGCAGATGAAGACCGAGCTGCGCAACGAGGTCGCCAAGGCGCTCCAGGGCAAGGAGAGCCCAAAGGAAGCGCTTGACAACGCTGTCGAGGCCTGCGACCGGCTCCTCCAGCAGCAGGGGTAG